The Fundidesulfovibrio terrae genomic sequence GAATTTGGAGCTGTTTTTGTTGATAGGATGTCGAAATTCAAGTTTGATTCAAAGCGCGCAATAGATGCATCCAGCAGGTCAGACAGTGAGCTGCTATAATTTCTTAGTGAAACAAATATCGGGATGATTCCGTGCTTTTTGACTGCTTCATAAGCAAGCATGTCTAAACTTGTCGTCTTCCCCGTGCCGGGGCCACCAAGCAAAACAAGGCGTGTGCATGGTTGAAATATTTGATCCTGCGATAATCCAATTAAATTCTCGAAGGTTGGGTAGCCAGGTAGGTTTTGATAGGGGCGCGTACCGGAGGAATAGTATTTGCCAACGGCCACAACATATTTATGCAAGTCAGGTGTTTCATCCATCAAGCAGGCCCCTATAAAAGACATTGAACGTCGAAATTAATACAAAAGTTGTTGGTTGTGGCTTGGTCTTGCGTGTGAAATTAACTTTACTTTTTACACCCCGAATTCCCCTCACCTCCTCGACCCCAACATATACTGCCTGGGCGTGGCCCCGGTGTAGCGCCGGAACACCCGGTTCAGGTGGCTCTGGTCCGCGAACCCGGCCTCGGCCGACACCTGGGCAATGGGCGTTCCCCCCGCCAGCATCCGCTTGGCCAGCTCCACGCGCAGCTGGTTCTGGTAGGCGTGGGGCGTCACGGCGTATGCCTCGCGGAACACGCGCGGCAGATGGCAGGCCGAGACCCCGCAGGCCGCCGCCATCTCGCTCAGGCTGATCCTGTCCGTTGCCCTGGCCGCGATCATGCGCGCGGCAAGCGTCGCCGCGCGGCGTTCGGCCCTGGGCGGTCCGCCCGAAAGCCTGACCGTCTCCCGGCAGGTGAAGAGCTTCTCTAAGGCGTCTTCCAGCAGGGCCAGCTTCTCAGCCCCCGAAGCGCCCTGGTCCTGGGCGCGGCCGAAACGCAGGAAGGCCTGGGCCGCGTCTCCGTCGTCCAGCACGGCCGGGACCGCCGGGTCGAACGCCAGCGCCTCCCCGCAGCCGGGGAGTCCGGCATGGTCCCGGGCGTCGGGTCGGGCCGGGCCGCCGGGCGGATCGTCCGGCCCTGCCGGAGCCGTCAAGCGGCTTCGGGCGCGGGCCAATTGGCCCTCGAACCAGCCCCGCTCCAGGTAGAACTTGCGGTACTTGAGCGTCTGGCCGGGCTGCGGATTGCAGGCGTGGGGCTCGCCCGGCGGAAAAAAGACCGCCGCGCCCGGGCCCATGAGCCACTGCCCACCACGGCAGCCGAGCAGCGTGGCCCCTTCCTGCACCACGGACACGGAGTAGGTCTCGTGGGTGTGGGTGCCGAAGGGGCTTCCGGCGATGCGCGTATCGCGCGACTCCACGAACGGCAGGTCCGGGTCGCGCAGGAATGCGGTGTGGCTTCTGGGGGCGGCGTCCATGCGGGATGTCTCGATGCGGCCGCCGGGCCCTTCATCCCGGCCGGCGGCCGCGCGGTCCTAGTCGTTCTCGAGATTCTTGCGCACCCAGCTCATGGCCGCGGCCACGGTGGGGAAACCGATGGTGCAGGTCAGGCCCATGAGGGCGTGGTAGACTTCCTCCAGGCTGGCCCCTGCGGCCATGATCCGGCGGGCGTGGGACAGCACGGACCCTTCAGAGTGCGAAGCGGCGGCCGCGCCCAACTGCACGAAAAGAAGGGTCTTTTCATCCAGCGGACCGGTGTCGCGCACGGCTTTGCCC encodes the following:
- a CDS encoding carboxymuconolactone decarboxylase family protein; this encodes MKTELKPKHYEIMRAKHPAYIEAVETLGKAVRDTGPLDEKTLLFVQLGAAAASHSEGSVLSHARRIMAAGASLEEVYHALMGLTCTIGFPTVAAAMSWVRKNLEND
- a CDS encoding AraC family transcriptional regulator, which codes for MDAAPRSHTAFLRDPDLPFVESRDTRIAGSPFGTHTHETYSVSVVQEGATLLGCRGGQWLMGPGAAVFFPPGEPHACNPQPGQTLKYRKFYLERGWFEGQLARARSRLTAPAGPDDPPGGPARPDARDHAGLPGCGEALAFDPAVPAVLDDGDAAQAFLRFGRAQDQGASGAEKLALLEDALEKLFTCRETVRLSGGPPRAERRAATLAARMIAARATDRISLSEMAAACGVSACHLPRVFREAYAVTPHAYQNQLRVELAKRMLAGGTPIAQVSAEAGFADQSHLNRVFRRYTGATPRQYMLGSRR